One window from the genome of Vicugna pacos chromosome 23, VicPac4, whole genome shotgun sequence encodes:
- the LOC140688685 gene encoding netrin-G2-like, producing the protein MPLPPPCPPRCKCNLHANLCSVREGSLQCECEHNTTGPDCGKCKRSFRTRSWRAGSYLPLPHGSPNACAAAGSAVGNCECYGHSNRCSYIDFLNVVTCVSCKHNTRGQHCRLGYYRNGSAELDDENVCIECNCNQIGSLHDRCNETGFCECREGAAGPKCDDCLPTHYWRQGCYPNVCDDDQLLCQNGGTCVQNQRCACPRGYTGVRCEQPRCDPADDGGGLDCDRAPGAAPRPATLLGCLLLLGLAARLDC; encoded by the exons ATGCCCCTGCCCCCTCCGTGTCCCCCCAGGTGCAAGTGCAACCTCCACGCCAACCTGTGCTCCGTGCGCGAGGGCAGCCTGCAGTGCGAGTGCGAACACAACACCACGGGCCCCGACTGCGGCAAGTGCAAGAGGAGCTTCCGCACGCGCTCCTGGCGGGCCGGCTCCTACCTGCCGCTGCCCCACGGCTCTCCCAACGCGT GTGCCGCTGCGGGCTCCGCCGTTGGCA ACTGCGAGTGCTACGGCCACTCCAACCGCTGCAGCTACATCGACTTCCTCAACGTGGTGACCTGTGTCAGCTGCAAGCACAACACGCGGGGCCAGCACTGCCGTCTGGGCTACTACCGCAACGGCTCCGCCGAGCTGGACGACGAGAACGTGTGCATC G AGTGTAACTGCAACCAGATCGGCTCCTTGCATGACCGGTGCAACGAGACAGGCTTCTGCGAGTGCCGCGAGGGCGCGGCGGGGCCCAAGTGCGACGACTGCCTCCCCACGCACTACTGGCGCCAGGGCTGCTACC CCAACGTGTGCGACGACGACCAGCTGCTCTGCCAGAACGGCGGCACCTGCGTGCAGAACCAGCGCTGCGCCTGCCCGCGCGGCTACACCGGCGTGCGCTGCGAGCAGCCCCGCTGCGACCCCGCGGACGACGGCGGCGGCCTGGACTGCGACCgcgcgccgggggccgcgccGCGCCCCGCCACCCTGCTCGGctgcctgctgctgctggggctggCCGCCCGCCTGGACTGCTGA